From a region of the Daphnia pulicaria isolate SC F1-1A chromosome 1, SC_F0-13Bv2, whole genome shotgun sequence genome:
- the LOC124320830 gene encoding abscisic acid and environmental stress-inducible protein-like — protein MAETIARRSNMAIGVVRGSFCSGYNQGASGSGLNPGGYGPCYNGAAPSYGGRRNFNRTKGSQGGYNGSQGGYNGSQGGYTGFNDNRPGYFQGWGAGNAGFNSHNRRYLGFCH, from the coding sequence ATGGCGGAAACAATCGCTCGACGGAGCAACATGGCCATAGGAGTGGTCAGGGGCTCTTTCTGTTCTGGCTACAATCAAGGCGCATCGGGATCTGGCCTTAATCCTGGGGGATACGGGCCCTGCTACAATGGAGCAGCGCCCAGCTATGGGGGCAGAAGAAACTTTAATCGCACCAAAGGCTCGCAAGGAGGCTACAACGGCTCGCAAGGAGGCTACAACGGCTCGCAAGGTGGCTACACCGGCTTCAACGACAATCGGCCCGGTTACTTCCAAGGCTGGGGTGCGGGCAACGCCGGCTTCAATTCCCACAACCGTCGCTACCTCGGTTTTTGCCATTAG